ATTAATAGAGATAAGCATGGAGCTTAAGAGAAAATACTATAGCGGGGAGCGGATGCTTAATATAATATCGGGTAAGATTCTTGCCCTCATATTTGAAAAACATAGTACACGTACGAGAGTGAGTTTAGAGGTAGCAATGAGACAACTCGGAGGCACATCGATTTATCTATCATCACAGGAGCTTCAATTAGCACGAGGAGAACCAATAAAGGATACTGCAAGAGTTTTAGAAAGATATGTTGATGGTGTAGCTGCGAGGGTATATAGACATAGTTTTCTCATAGAATTTGCAGAGTATGCTAAAATTCCAGTTATAAATGCTTTAAGTGATATTGAGCATCCTCTTCAAGCATTGGCAGATATTGTTACTATATTAGAGTTTAAGAAATCTTTATCGGGAATAAAAATAGGATTCTTTGGTGATGGTAGAGATAATGTTTTGCATAGTCTAATGTTGGCAGTAGCAATGCTTGGAGGTACTCTATATATAGCAACACCTCAAGGTTATGAACCTTTAGGTGACATATGGAAAAAAGCGCAAGAATATTCTAGAGAAACAGGTGCAGAAATACATATAGTTAGAGATCCTGTGGAAGCTGCGATGAATGCCGATGTTATATATACGGACGTATGGGTTAGTATGGGTCAGGAAAAAGAGGCTGAAAAAAGAATTAGAGACTTAAGACCTTATCAAGTTAACAATGAGTTAATATCCTATGCTAAGAAGGATTACATATTTATGCATTGTCTTCCAGCTCATAGAGGAGAAGAAGTTACAGATGATGTAATCGAATCTAGAAATTCTGTTGTATGGATTCAAGCAGAAAATAGACTACATACAGCTAAAGCTGTATTAGCATCTATTCTAAGATGATTTCTTCTTTTTACTCTTTCTCTTTTTCCCCTTTTTCTTTCTCTTCCTCCTCTTTTTCTCAGTTTTGCTACGCTGTTTCTTAACCTCTTTATGTTTGTTGATGTATTCTTTTATATCAAAGAAACATATAGAATCTTGAAGCTCTATAACTATTGCATATAGATCTTTTGGATCTATAATTTTTATCGGATTTTCATATACGTAGTACTCTTGGGTACTTAGGTCATAGGTAACTATATTGCTATTAGAATTAGGAAATCTTAATATGACTTCACTAATATTCTCAGAGCTATGTGTATCATATAATAGATATATTTTTCTGGCTTTAGATAGGGACGGACTGTTAATTATCATATCACTCGGAGGAAGAGATTTTATATATAGTCCTTCTAACATCATTCCATTATATAGAACTGTTGCTTTAATCATATTTGAAGAATTATTGGTATTTGAGATCCATGAAATGAACTGATCTTCATCATATATAAACTTAGACAACTCTTCCTGAGGTATATTAGTTTCGATACTATCAATCTTTTTATATAGACCAATTGAAAGTTTATCTAAATTGATTTCCTCTAATGTGTAGTACTCTAATATCACCTTGCCATAACTCATTTCTTATACCCTATCTTCCTTAAAAATAAATGTCTTTCATTTTTATCTTCATCAGTTTCTACACCTAGTGGGGTATATCCATCAACCACGCCTATTATGCCTCTACCTTGAGGAGTTTCAGCAACGAGAACCTGAAGAGGATTGGCAGTAGCTGCAATTAGTTGTACAACTTCTTGAATATTCTTAAGAACATTTAGGATGTTGATAGGCCATGCATTCCTTATATAGAGAACAAATATATGTCCTGCACCAATCCTTCTAGCAACATCTATTGAAAGCTTTACTAATTCTTCGTCATTTCCCTCATACCTTATAAGTCTTTTACCACTCGCTTCATTGAATGCCAAACCAAATTTTATATTAGGAACATGTGTAACTAATGCTTCATATATATCTTCTACAGTCTTAATGAAATGACTACGACCTATAATAACATTTGCTCCAGGAGGTATAGGGACATCAATAACCTCAAATTTTATTATTGAGGAACACATATTATACACCATCTATATTCATATAATTATAACAGAACTTTAATATGCTTTACTTTAGCACTCATTTGTAAAACAATGGCTAGGATATCCTCTAGGGACATAAGGTAGCATATCCAGATAAATTATAAAACATACTATCTTTCTCATATCCCACTATGCTATAGAGATTTATATTCGATATTCTCATTATATCTTAGATTTATTCAAGATATTAAAATACAATATGGTGTATTATAGTGATAGTAAAAATATGCATTAATTATGTCTCTAAAGGAATACATCTTGAATTTATAGATGAAAAGAATGGAAAGAGTGTAGAAGAGCAAAGTTATAATGATATGAAAGCTATTGAAATTCATGGTATTACAAGAATATTTCTAGAGAGAGTTACCTCAGATTATAGAATTATGTGTATATTTGCTGAAACAAAGGGCAAAGCAATTAATAAAGGTAATATGATTATACTAGAATAAAATAGACTTAGTGTGATGAGAGTGACAGAGGAATTCATAGATACTAAGACATTAGCAAAAGTGTTAGAATTTTATGGATTTTTAATTATTGAGAGTACTAAGGAATCAAAAATTTTAAATATACTTAGAGATAACGGTATAATACATTTATTCCAAGTTCATAGAATAAAAGGTTATACTATAATAGAATTAAATAGAGCCTCATGTGAGAGAGAATGTAATTCACAGTGTAGATATTTAAATGGAATAAAGGATTATGAATGTCTCTCTGTATGTCTTGACAATTGTATAAGGGATAGAATATCAATAATAAATTCCAAATTACTTAGATAAATGTTATATCAAAAAATTTCATATTCATAAATATCATCATAATTTAAAACTCTCTCAATATGTTTTTACAATACTACGTATTTCAACTTTCTATTCTGTTTACTAAGAATAAGACTTCCCTTTAATTTGTTTTATAATAATTTTTACTAGAATTTCACGCAATCTTTTTGCTAAATTGTAACATCCATATCCCTGTTCCAGGAGACCAAGGTCTATAAGCTTTCTAATTATATCTTTAGGATTTTCAATACCATAGAAAGCTTTAAGCTCTCTTTGAGCTATTATACTACCTACAGATATATTTTGTAGAAAATATTCAAGTACTTTCTTCTCTTCAGGGTTAAGTCCATCAATAAGCTTAATCAATTTCTCATCTAAGAACTCTCTAATTTTATTGAGCATCTTATATTCCATGGCTTCTCAAAAGAGTTAACATACTAAGAAGATTAAATGTTTTGCTACTCATTATCTAAATATGCCAATAGTTTATTAAGGGGGTACAATTAGAGGCAAATAACTTCTAAACTGGTTTAAATAGGGCTTTTAAACCCTGTCAATTCATTATTTATAGAAAAGCTTATAAATATACTTCTCTTATGCCTACCAGTGAGTGAAAATGTGGCCCCTACAGCGCAATATTGTAGTATTTGGAAAGCATATAGTAGGAAACTTATATGAGTGTGACGTAGATAAACTAACAGATCTATCATATTTAGTAAATGTTGTTAAAGAAGCAGCAAAAATAGGCAATATGACTCTTCTCGATATAAAGTCGTGGAAGATAGGAAAAGGTGTTAGTATTATTGGAATAGTACTTGAGAGCCACATATCAATCCATACATGGCCAGAATATGGTTTTGCAACTGTAGATGTGTATAGTTGTGGCAGTCATACAGATCCAGAAGAAGCATTTAACTATATTGTAAAGAGTTTGAATGCTAAGAGAATTGAGAAGAAAGTTTTTCTGAGAAATTACGAAGTAGAAATTTAACTCAGTAGTTCTATATAATTATTTTATTGAATTCATGATATTCTATGTTGATTACTACAATAGCTTTTAAGTTCTCTTAAAGATGTATAGTGTTTAAAATATCTATGTTTTGATAGTGATAAATGTTATGAAAGGCTATACTATGAATATCATGGAAGTAGTTTACATAGCTATCTTTAGAATTTGTATGTTCTTTACTAAAGCATCTATATATAAACTGATAAAGAATATAATATGTAGAGGATGGTTATAGGTTAAGTTTGATATGAAACAGTATATTTATATGGATTATGGTGGTAAGATATGCATATAGCTTTTGAGGATGTATATATACCTGATACTACGGTCATAGTCGAGAGAACATTATCAAAAATAATAGATAGGGGGTTAATTCGAGGACGTATACTAATTCCTAAGGAATATATTCAATTCTTTGAGTCTAGGGCACGTAGAGGTAGTGCTATTGGTATATTGGGTCTAGAGGAATTAGTTTCTATTAGGAATAAAGCTGTTGAGAGAGGTGTTATTATAGATATAATTGATTCAGGATATAGAGAAACATATAGTGATATCGATCAGGAACGTCTTGATAGTATAGCTATGGAGTTAGCTAGAAAACTTGGTGCTAAATTATTAACCCATGATAGATTCAGACAACTGGCATGCAAAGCATTTGGAGTAGAAGCTATGGTTTTAGAATATTATAGGGATAGTTCTTTGTGGTTTGAGAAATATTTTGATAAAGAAACACTAAGCTTACATATTAAGGAGGGAGCTCCTATATTAGCTAAAAAGGGTGTGCCTGGAAATTGGAGACTTGTTGTAGTGGAGGAGAAGATACAGAGGCGTGAGGATCTAGAAATATTGCTTGAAGAGATTGTAAGACGTGTTAGAGCTGGTGAAGGTATTGTAGAGATAGAGAGACAAGGTCTTTTAATGATACAATTAAAGGATTATAGAATAATAATTGTATCTCCACCCATTGGGATAGCATATGAAATAACCATAACAAGGCCTATAGTTAGGCTTAAATTAGAAGACTATGAACTTCCTTCAAAACTCATAAAGAGACTTGAGGAAAGAGCTGAAGGTATATTAATTGCTGGAGCACCTGGAATGGGCAAAACAACTTTTGCTCAAGCTCTTGCAGAATATTATGATAGAAAGGGAAAGATAGTGAAGACAATAGAGTCTCCAAGAGATATGAAGCTTCCTCCAACAGTATCACAATATTCAAAAAGCTATGCTTCTTCAAGAGAATTACATGATATTTTACTTCTCAGTAGACCAGACTATACAGTATTTGATGAAATGCGTGATGATGAGGACTTTAAAATCTATGTTGATTTAAGATTAGCTGGTATTGGGATGATAGGTGTTGTACATGCAACTTCTCCAATAGATGCTATTCAGCGTTTTATTGGACGAATAGATATAGGGATGATTCCAAGTGTCATAGATACTGTAATCTTTATAGATAAAGGGAGGGTGGCAAAAGTTTATGAGATTTCCTTAACTGTTAAGCTTCCCACAGGGTTGAGGGAGGCCGATCTTGCACGTCCTGTAGTAGAGGTTAGAGATTTCTTATCAGGAGAATTAGAATATGAAATTTATGTATTTGGTGAACAGACAGTTGTTGTACCAGTAAAAAGGATTAAAGGTGAAATAGCAAGTGATAGAGTTATGAATATAGTCAAAAAGATTATTCCCTATGCTGATGTCGCCTTAGAGAATGATACGATAATAATAACGTTACCTAGAACCCTATATACCAATTCAACTATGAAGCTCATAAGAAAGGTAAAGAAAAGACTTGATAGACTAGGCTATAACATTGATATAAAACTTACATAGGATGAGGAAAAGATTATATGGCTGGAAATAGTATTAAAGGTAGGAGAAGGGGTTTTCACGCTGAGAGAGAATTAGTGCAAAAGCTATGGAAAATGGGATTCGCTGTTATTAGAGGACCTGCAAGTGGTGCTAAAATCAAGTCTGGTATATATCCTGATGTTGTTGCAATAAAGGATGGAAAGATATTTGTATTTGAAGTTAAGGAGAGGAAAGATATAGCATCAATATATGTTGATAAAAGACAAGTAGAGAAAATAAAAGAGTTTGCTATTAGAGCTGGAGGTGAGGCATTAATAGCAGTTAAAATTGCTTCAGTAAAGAGTTGGAAGGTCATAAACATTGACAGTTTAGTCGACTTCAATGGGTCTAAATTCAAAATACCTAAGGATGCTATAGAATCAGCTGAAGATCTTTTTAATTATCTAACCAAGAAGATTACTAAGACTCTAGATAACTATGTAATTAGATAGTGATTATGATGATATCTTATAAGTATCAGGTTTGAGAATATTTAAAGAAAATATAGTGTGATGAGGTATCCATATGGATGAAGGATGTTGTATAAATATTGAGATACCAGGTCCTATTGTAAAGAAGCCTAGGTTAATAAAATTTAGAGGTATTGATACAGGTACTAGGATAGGAAGAGGTTATAGTATAGGAGAGCTTAAGGCAGCAAATATAAGTTTATCATTAGCAAAACAATTAAATATACCTCTAGATCCAAGAAGGAAAAGCGTTCATGAAGAAAATGTTGAAAATCTTAAAAAGGTTTTAGAGCAATTAAGTGAGGTAATAAGAGCTAAAAAGACAAAACCTGCTAGGTTAGTTGTCAAGGCTAAAACCTCGTAGTTAATGCTGTATTAATGTCAATGCATTTTATATTAATTCTTAATAATTATTTACAATGATTAGGATATTGTTTAGATCTATGGTAGTTTTATAGTTTTTTCATCATAGTATATTTTAAATGCTTTATACCATATCAATCTTAGAACAACATTTTTATATCTACCAATAGCTTTAGTATCTACAGTTATATCACTTTTCTCTCCAGGTTTTATTGGTTCTATATCAATTTTTTGGAGTGGAACACCATATCTTAATATTACTAGTTCAGATTTATCTGGTAGTGAATCGCCTATATTGGATATTGTTAGAAGGAGTTTATCTTCATTTATATCTATTTTATTTATGAAGAGTCTAGGTTGCTGTTCATATGATAGAAATGTACAGGTAAATATATGTCTTGTAAGTTCATCTTTGCTACCTATATTTATTATAGCTGGAATCTTTTCTGGAGAAATATTCAGTTCAACTATATTGAATCCTGGCACTAATTTATAGGTAGTAATATTTTCAGAATTTGAGGTACTTACTGATAATTCTGTAATTCTTTCTGCTACAAGACCAGTATTAATTCTTATATTGTTAGGATTAAAACTTCTTGCAAGATTCTCCACAGATTTTTGAATATTTTCTGCTTTACATATATCTACAATACAATCTAGATACACATGAAATCCTTTATATCTATATATTGAAAGAAGAGTTGCTGTGTCAATTCTGATATGGTTCTTACCTTCATATGAAATTTTTAGATAGGAATCATTCCTAAGTATTTTAGAAATATCGTATATAAATACTGATTGTATATATTTATTGTTTATACTTATATCGATATGAGGCTTAAATTCTCTTGTCAGAATCACTCTATCAATCGATATTTTCCATTTTATAATATCAGTATTATTAGGCCTTGTAATAACTAAGATTAGATATGCATTCTCTACAGGAGCATTAAGTGAAGATATCTTTGTTACTATATTATTATTTATTGGGCTAAGTATTTGACTTTCTAGAATAGGTGTAACAATATAGGTAGAATCAGTAAATTCATTGCTAAATTTTATCTCCATCTATATAACACCACTTGATTATAGATTATATCTATATCTATATATAGTTTTAGATTATTTAAGTATTGATAGTGAGAATCTGATAACAATAATATGATTCATCTATTATCTTTTAATAGATTCATCAATTCACATAGCTTACAGAGTAGTCTATTAGGAGAAGTCGGTTCACCACAATTTATACATCTAGGCAACTCTATATTTCTATATCTTGATGAAATTACATAGGGTTCTAAGATCTTATCTATATACTCTATAAACCTAAGCTGAATACCAGGATATCTATTCTCTAACGAATACAGCAATTCTCTAACTCTAACTCTAAGTGTAGGCTCTTCACTAATATATGGACATTCTGTCTCCTGAAAGTGATAATGTTCTAAATACGCAAAAAATGCTGTCTCATACTCATAGATAATACGAAGAGGCTTTATCCTCTTAACAAGTGAAACACTATGGACTTCACTAAGTGGGTGAAGTTGTACAAGTCTCATTATGTCACCTCTAAGGATATTTATGATATATGTTTGAACTTCATCATCTAGATTATGACCTGTAGCAACTTTATCAACATTATATATGCGAGCATAGTAGTTAAGGACTCGTCTTCTAGCAATACCACAATATGTGCATGCTGAAAATTTAAGGGACTTTCTATGTTGAAGATACATAAAGTCGTCGACACTATATCCTAGTTCTCTTTTTAAGTCGGTCTTTATACAATCAACGTTGAATTCCTTACAAATATTTTTAATGAATACATATTGTTCTTCTCTATTATATCCATTAATTCCCTCTTCAATCATTAGACCTATTATTTTTGCAGGGTCGTGGATTTCTAACAATATCTTAAACAATGTATAACTATCTTTACCTCCTGAAAGCCCTACTAATATTTTATCATTATGATTTAGGAGACTATATTTTCTAATGTAATTAACAACTCTATTTTTTAAATCATTTATAAAACATTCCTTACACAATCTTCTACCTGTGTGGAGTTGTAGGAAAACTGCAGGTTTATTTCCACAAACGTCACAAAGTCTATATAATTTCATGAAGATTCTCACTAAATAAAATAGTAATAGGATAACAAAACAAAGTTATTCCTTTGTTGCTGTAACTTCATCGACACTATGGATAACTCCTCCTAAATCCTCAATAACATTCTTAATTGTATTGAAATCTATATCTGTACCTTCAATAGTTATGGTTAGTGTCAAGGTTTCAACATCTATTTCGTTTACCTTTATATTAACACTTTTAATTCCATCTATCTCAAGTAGCCTTCTTGCAACATCTATGATTGTAGGCCCCTTTAACATTTTTAGTACATCTAAAACTATTTTCTTTATTCCCATGGAATTCACTACCTATATCCCTATCTATTTTATCTATAAAATTAATGTTTAAATTTTTATATTCTGGAATCTTTATATTAGGAGATGATGAATTACTCCCGTAATGATAAAATATGATTAAAACTTACCCAACTGAAAATGACTATCTATGTCCATCCTCTAGATTCTCCAGTCTAGATAACCTAGCGGAGATGCTTTAGAAATATTATTCTCTAAATTAAAAATCTTTGAACTGTAATATCTCTTTATTACTTTAGCTATAGTTAAAATGTTAATAACTATTGTAGGTAGGGCTCTTACGTTAGGAAGTCAATATATAATGTAGTACGAAATTAGGTGTCTCTATAATCATGGATGCTTTAAAATCTATACTTCTAGACATAATTCAGCGTTATGGACAAAAAGCTGTAATAATACTCAAAACAGCTATTAATATAGCTAAATCAAATAGATTGAAGGGTTTAGAAACACCTGGAGATTTTGATTACAAAAGCCTTGTAGAAGCACTTGCTGCCTCTGGTATTACATATAATCCATCGTTATTTCTTCGAGCACTTGAAAGAGAATACAATCTCATTGAAACAAGTTATAAGAGTTCAACACAGCGTTGGTATGTCTTTAAAGATTTAGAAGCAATTGAAAAAATACTTAATATGATTACGGGTTCTGAATACTTAGATGAGGATCCCGAGATCATAATGATAAAAATACAGATTAAGAGCATAAGACCTAGATTCTGGCTTAATAAGTTAAGATACTTAAGTGTAAAGGATAGATTAACAAAAACAGATTTAAAGATATTTGAAGACTTTGCATTTAGGGTTCTTCCAAAGTTAATTAGAATATTGAGAAAGGCTGAAGAATATGAAGAACAGCTATATGCAGAAATAAACATGATGAAGGAGATAATAAGTTTAGCTCAAAGCGTTTCTGAACGTTTGGATATAGTAATAAACATGCCTTTAGATGATGAGAATAGCATTAATACCTTAAATCTTAAGGAGGCGCCAGAAAAACTCCGTCCTTAGGCAAATGATACTATTGTTATAGCTATTTATTTATTACCACCATCTCTAATTAGCTGATGAATAGCATAATATTAAATTTTATCTAGATATACTGTTCAAGGGAACGATCAACTAATATTTCACTTATCTCAAGATCTTTCCAAAGAGCACAACGACCATATAGTATAAGGTTTTTCTCTAATAGGTATTCTCTTAACTCAGTAATTTTTCTATTATCAACTTTATTTAGTAGTGCATATGTAATTACTATATCATGTCTCTTTACTATTCTTTTAACATCTATTAATCTATATCTTCTGGCTTCAGAAAGAAGTTTTTCACCAATACCAGCGATTAATGTATAATCCTTAGAAAAACTTGTTATTAGATATAGGATTGAATGATTATAGAATGGAAATTTAACTGCTGTATGAAATTTAGATGCCTTAGTACCATGTTGATATATAACCAGATTTTGTCCCTCTATATTCGAGGAATAAACAAATAATGATATATACATTGAGATATTCTTTAATAGTAAGTCTCTAATTTTCTCCCTTACAGTCCTCTTAATATCTTCCTTAGTAGAAAATATGTATGTATCTATAATATCTAAAGGCCATGTATATATGAGTTTCTTATATTTGACTAGAAGGCCATTAGATAAAGCTATTAGTTGTCTATCAATATTTATTCCCCTTATATTTGAAATAAGATATAAGCCCTTTTCTGAAATACCAAGGTATTTCTTAATAGAACTGTATATATTGGGTGAATAACATTGATTATCTCTAGATAACCATTTATCAATCCATG
Above is a genomic segment from Ignisphaera aggregans DSM 17230 containing:
- a CDS encoding conserved hypothetical protein (KEGG: smr:Smar_1384 hypothetical protein~SPTR: A3DPB5 Putative uncharacterized protein), with the translated sequence MDALKSILLDIIQRYGQKAVIILKTAINIAKSNRLKGLETPGDFDYKSLVEALAASGITYNPSLFLRALEREYNLIETSYKSSTQRWYVFKDLEAIEKILNMITGSEYLDEDPEIIMIKIQIKSIRPRFWLNKLRYLSVKDRLTKTDLKIFEDFAFRVLPKLIRILRKAEEYEEQLYAEINMMKEIISLAQSVSERLDIVINMPLDDENSINTLNLKEAPEKLRP
- a CDS encoding protein of unknown function DUF211 (COGs: COG1888 conserved hypothetical protein~InterPro IPR003831~KEGG: ape:APE_0680a.1 hypothetical protein~PFAM: protein of unknown function DUF211~SPTR: Q9YE91 Putative uncharacterized protein~PFAM: Uncharacterized ArCR, COG1888) — protein: MGIKKIVLDVLKMLKGPTIIDVARRLLEIDGIKSVNIKVNEIDVETLTLTITIEGTDIDFNTIKNVIEDLGGVIHSVDEVTATKE